The Shewanella sp. MTB7 genome includes a window with the following:
- a CDS encoding YdbL family protein codes for MKTKLLVFTAGLLLSLNAFALSLQDAKSQGLVGEQANGYLGIVINEPQANSVAKEVNAKRKAHYEKIAKKNGITVSEVAKLAAKKAMKATKRGQYIKDSSGKWIKK; via the coding sequence ATGAAAACTAAATTACTCGTGTTCACTGCAGGTCTACTGCTGAGCTTAAATGCATTTGCCCTATCTTTACAGGATGCAAAATCTCAAGGCTTAGTCGGTGAGCAAGCTAACGGATATTTGGGCATCGTCATAAACGAACCTCAAGCCAATAGCGTTGCCAAAGAGGTTAATGCCAAGCGTAAGGCTCACTATGAAAAAATAGCGAAGAAGAATGGTATCACTGTCAGTGAAGTGGCCAAACTCGCGGCGAAGAAGGCCATGAAGGCAACGAAACGAGGCCAATATATAAAAGACTCAAGCGGTAAATGGATAAAGAAATAG
- a CDS encoding helix-turn-helix domain-containing protein, whose translation MANLISVHRFKSAQPQALRNVPVYIPSIILVETGHKLLNWQTETLTFDNGKWLFAHADQSLTFINLPSNIPFRSVQICFLSAPASTIIEAMADVAVYQAKSPEVSTSAKLDFALKQLLAMQELAFNVQTQQQYLNAFYQVLLEERVLHLLFPVSAISMRERVCRFFSSNPAKAHLIDELCEHFALSKSTLTRRLAKEGTTYRDLLSEARMLHALSLMQTRPYKQLELALACGYQSESRFGQRFFKQFGLTPKQYMKTV comes from the coding sequence ATGGCTAATTTAATCAGTGTGCATCGCTTTAAAAGTGCACAGCCACAAGCATTACGAAACGTGCCCGTTTATATCCCCAGTATTATCTTGGTTGAAACAGGCCATAAATTATTAAACTGGCAGACAGAGACCTTAACATTCGATAATGGAAAATGGTTATTTGCCCATGCAGATCAATCGCTTACTTTTATCAATCTACCATCAAATATTCCATTTCGTTCGGTACAGATCTGTTTTTTGTCGGCTCCTGCGTCAACCATTATTGAGGCTATGGCGGATGTTGCCGTTTATCAGGCAAAGTCGCCAGAAGTGAGCACGAGCGCTAAGCTCGATTTTGCGTTAAAACAGTTACTTGCCATGCAAGAACTCGCATTTAATGTGCAGACTCAACAACAGTATTTAAATGCTTTTTATCAGGTGTTGTTAGAGGAGCGGGTGCTGCACCTACTTTTTCCTGTGTCCGCTATCTCAATGCGCGAGAGAGTGTGCCGTTTTTTTAGTAGCAATCCTGCTAAAGCTCATCTGATTGATGAGCTGTGCGAGCACTTTGCCTTGAGTAAGTCGACCTTAACCCGTCGATTGGCCAAGGAGGGTACTACCTATCGTGATCTCCTTAGCGAGGCGCGTATGCTTCATGCACTGAGCTTGATGCAGACCAGACCCTATAAACAGCTGGAACTGGCTTTGGCCTGTGGTTACCAGTCAGAATCTCGATTTGGTCAACGCTTCTTTAAACAATTTGGACTGACACCGAAACAGTACATGAAGACGGTTTAG
- a CDS encoding YnbE family lipoprotein produces the protein MKKLPIQRTSLSAIIALLLMTGCTPTIQIAPPDKPIVINLNVKIEHEIRIKVDKELDELLTNDELF, from the coding sequence GTGAAAAAATTGCCCATCCAACGCACTAGCTTAAGCGCAATTATCGCTCTGCTACTGATGACTGGCTGCACGCCAACAATACAGATAGCGCCGCCGGATAAACCCATAGTGATTAATCTTAACGTTAAGATTGAACATGAGATACGCATTAAAGTGGACAAAGAGCTAGATGAGCTACTTACTAATGATGAACTTTTTTAA
- a CDS encoding ExeM/NucH family extracellular endonuclease codes for MFTKASLLALAIGGVSTFAQAADDLIFSEYVEGSSNNKAFELYNPTVTSIDLSQYQVEFYFNGNTTVGSNISLSGSLAAGETYVVADNDASAEILAIADQVSNSSFFNGDDAIVLTSGGEVVDSLGQVGFDPGSQWGSGDLSTQNNTLRRNPEMLTADTVADDVASLDTWLGFAQDDISDLGQFDGSGPIDPPPPVELVCHDPAVSIHAVQGQTDVSPLNGQTIEVEAVVTSNQEAGLKGLFIQTPDDAVDADPLTSEGVFVYTGGGTDYLAGDLIRVQAVVKEYNGLTELADIVSHTLCGSSQAMPTAASVTLPVADMADLEAFEGMRVSFAQNLVVNEVYNLGRFGELLLGSQRHFIGTQVAAPGADALAVTAANARDAIVLDDGLTSQNPDPVRYPAPGLSASNTVRVGDMVTGLNAMMHYGFGKYRLMPVDTVNFVADNARTLAPDLAAGGNLTVASFNVLNYFNGDGAGAGFPTPRGADTATEFERQRVKIISAMVGIDADLFGLMEIENDGFGGSSAIADLVSGLNIALGDTRYGYVNAGGSGIGIGTDAIAVGIIYRLDKVTPEGAAKILSSANSPLDGDGQPLFNDGKNRPMLTQAFLLNDSDESLVVAVNHLKSKGSNCDSLGDPDLNDGQANCNLTRTRAAQAVGTWLDGEYPEAAILLIGDLNAYAQENPLSALSDAGFTELFAHLGKTGAYSYVFSGETGQLDHALANSELLDNVVDVTEWHINTDEPRSIDYNEEFKSASQLETLYNDDAYRSSDHDPVIVSLLLEAANVAPVASFTSDIQGAVVNFTSTSTDEDGSLVSYEWQFGDDSAANGESVSHEYAQDGDYIVTLTVTDNGGLSHSVSQTITISTEPENINPVAVIHHIDLWFIDIFVSLSYDEDGYITRHKWKFNDGSRVSGPVAVKFASRASKVKLVVKDNDGLKDSATLRF; via the coding sequence ATGTTTACCAAAGCAAGCTTGCTTGCCTTGGCGATAGGTGGTGTGTCCACGTTCGCACAGGCAGCTGATGATCTGATTTTTTCTGAATATGTCGAAGGCAGTAGTAACAATAAAGCCTTCGAACTCTACAATCCCACAGTTACTTCAATCGACCTTAGCCAATACCAAGTCGAATTTTACTTTAACGGTAATACTACTGTTGGCTCTAACATTAGTCTGAGTGGCTCATTGGCTGCGGGTGAAACCTATGTGGTTGCTGATAATGATGCGAGTGCCGAAATTTTAGCGATTGCGGATCAAGTCAGTAATAGTAGTTTTTTCAATGGTGATGATGCCATTGTGTTAACGTCAGGCGGTGAAGTCGTCGACAGTTTAGGTCAAGTGGGTTTTGATCCAGGAAGCCAATGGGGCAGTGGCGATTTATCGACACAAAATAACACATTGCGTCGTAATCCTGAGATGTTAACTGCTGACACAGTAGCAGATGATGTTGCCAGTTTAGACACTTGGCTTGGCTTCGCTCAGGATGATATTTCAGATCTTGGTCAATTCGATGGTTCAGGTCCCATTGATCCGCCACCTCCAGTCGAGCTAGTGTGTCATGATCCTGCGGTGAGTATTCATGCTGTGCAGGGCCAAACTGATGTGAGTCCGTTGAATGGACAAACCATTGAAGTTGAGGCTGTTGTTACCAGTAATCAAGAGGCCGGTCTTAAAGGGCTCTTTATTCAGACTCCAGATGATGCAGTTGACGCTGACCCTCTCACTTCTGAAGGTGTATTTGTTTATACCGGTGGTGGGACTGATTACCTCGCGGGCGATCTTATCCGTGTTCAGGCTGTGGTCAAAGAATATAACGGCTTAACAGAGTTGGCAGATATTGTGTCACACACATTGTGTGGTTCATCACAAGCGATGCCAACTGCTGCAAGCGTGACACTGCCTGTTGCTGATATGGCCGATCTTGAAGCCTTTGAAGGGATGCGTGTGAGTTTCGCTCAGAATCTCGTCGTTAATGAAGTGTATAACCTAGGCCGTTTTGGAGAGTTATTGTTGGGTAGCCAGCGTCACTTTATTGGTACGCAAGTCGCAGCGCCGGGAGCGGATGCCCTAGCGGTGACTGCAGCCAATGCAAGAGACGCGATTGTACTTGATGATGGTTTAACGTCTCAAAATCCTGATCCCGTTCGTTATCCTGCGCCTGGTTTGAGTGCAAGTAATACGGTGCGTGTTGGTGATATGGTCACAGGTCTGAATGCAATGATGCATTATGGGTTTGGTAAGTATCGTTTAATGCCCGTTGATACGGTCAATTTTGTTGCCGACAACGCCAGAACGTTAGCACCCGATCTCGCTGCTGGTGGTAATTTAACCGTGGCCAGTTTTAACGTACTCAACTACTTCAATGGTGACGGTGCGGGCGCTGGATTCCCAACACCACGAGGGGCGGATACTGCGACGGAGTTTGAACGTCAACGAGTCAAAATTATCAGTGCTATGGTTGGGATCGACGCCGATCTGTTTGGTTTGATGGAGATTGAGAATGACGGTTTCGGTGGCAGTTCAGCCATTGCCGATCTGGTCTCTGGTCTTAACATAGCGCTTGGCGATACCCGTTATGGTTATGTCAATGCCGGTGGTAGTGGGATCGGAATCGGAACCGATGCGATTGCAGTCGGTATTATCTACCGACTTGATAAGGTTACTCCAGAAGGGGCTGCAAAAATTCTATCATCAGCTAACTCGCCGTTAGATGGTGATGGTCAACCGCTGTTTAATGACGGTAAAAATCGTCCTATGCTAACGCAAGCTTTCTTGCTTAACGATAGTGATGAATCGCTGGTAGTGGCTGTGAACCATTTAAAGTCGAAGGGCAGTAACTGTGACAGTCTTGGGGATCCTGATCTCAATGATGGTCAAGCTAACTGTAACTTAACACGTACTCGTGCGGCGCAAGCGGTGGGAACTTGGTTAGATGGAGAATATCCAGAGGCTGCAATTCTGCTTATTGGTGACTTGAATGCCTATGCGCAAGAAAACCCATTGTCGGCATTAAGTGATGCAGGCTTTACAGAGTTGTTTGCCCACTTAGGCAAAACAGGGGCTTATTCTTATGTGTTTTCAGGTGAAACGGGCCAGCTAGATCATGCATTAGCCAATAGTGAGCTGCTCGACAATGTTGTCGATGTCACTGAGTGGCATATCAATACCGATGAGCCACGCTCGATTGATTATAACGAAGAGTTCAAGTCAGCTTCTCAGTTAGAGACGCTGTATAATGACGATGCATACCGCTCTTCAGATCATGATCCTGTTATAGTCTCTTTACTGCTTGAAGCCGCTAATGTGGCTCCTGTAGCCAGCTTTACTTCTGATATTCAAGGCGCAGTGGTTAACTTTACTAGCACCTCTACTGATGAAGATGGTTCCTTGGTAAGTTACGAATGGCAGTTTGGTGATGACAGTGCCGCTAATGGCGAAAGTGTTAGTCATGAATATGCACAAGATGGTGATTACATTGTGACATTAACGGTTACTGATAATGGTGGCTTAAGCCACAGTGTTTCACAAACAATCACGATTAGCACTGAGCCGGAAAATATTAATCCAGTTGCTGTGATCCATCATATCGACCTTTGGTTTATCGATATCTTCGTCTCGCTTAGCTACGATGAAGATGGCTACATTACTCGTCATAAATGGAAGTTTAATGATGGCAGTCGGGTATCTGGTCCGGTAGCGGTCAAGTTTGCCAGTCGCGCCTCTAAAGTTAAATTAGTGGTGAAAGACAATGATGGTTTGAAAGACAGTGCTACGTTAAGATTCTAA
- a CDS encoding D-hexose-6-phosphate mutarotase, with protein MGSVTTKKHVNGLEYVDVDTPACKARIFLQGAQIDFFQPKGQAPLLWVSSADDYQVGSGIRGGIPVCWPWFGMNDNPDWPQHGFARTRLWDLESVKMQDSGVELKFTLKIREDDKQYWPHDTRVEMLFILNDSLTVSLRNTNLSDHPISFTQALHTYFPIGDIAKLKATGFEGSQYIEFGDGPFKQKGDEVLFDKETDRVYTKLSDIQALHTPTGIIEVGRENSNSAVLWNPWIDKSQRLSRFNADDYLSMVCLEAANVLDDRVTLAPDESHALTTKIRWKS; from the coding sequence ATGGGTTCAGTGACAACCAAGAAACACGTTAATGGCTTAGAGTACGTAGATGTGGATACGCCAGCATGTAAAGCCAGAATTTTTTTACAAGGCGCACAAATTGATTTTTTCCAGCCTAAAGGCCAAGCCCCATTACTTTGGGTTTCGAGTGCCGATGATTATCAAGTAGGCAGCGGTATAAGAGGCGGGATCCCCGTTTGCTGGCCTTGGTTTGGTATGAATGATAATCCTGACTGGCCGCAACATGGATTTGCTCGTACCCGTTTATGGGATCTTGAATCAGTAAAGATGCAAGACTCTGGTGTCGAACTTAAATTCACCCTAAAAATAAGAGAAGATGATAAACAATATTGGCCACATGATACCCGTGTCGAGATGCTGTTTATCTTAAATGACAGTTTAACGGTCTCTTTAAGAAATACTAACTTATCTGATCACCCGATTAGCTTCACCCAAGCCCTACATACTTACTTCCCTATTGGTGATATTGCTAAACTTAAAGCCACTGGTTTTGAAGGCTCTCAATATATTGAATTTGGTGACGGTCCTTTTAAGCAAAAAGGCGATGAGGTATTGTTCGACAAGGAAACTGACCGAGTCTATACCAAGCTAAGTGATATTCAAGCACTGCATACCCCTACGGGGATCATTGAAGTCGGTCGCGAGAACAGTAACTCAGCCGTACTCTGGAATCCTTGGATAGACAAGTCTCAACGTTTATCTCGATTTAATGCCGATGACTACCTTTCAATGGTCTGCTTAGAAGCCGCTAATGTGCTCGACGATAGGGTGACATTGGCTCCAGATGAATCTCATGCCTTAACGACCAAGATCCGCTGGAAAAGTTAA
- a CDS encoding acyl-CoA dehydrogenase C-terminal domain-containing protein — MPTYQAPLRDYQFVLNELLNIYQETELKGFDEIDADLSDAILQGVADFATEIMLPLNSSGDVEGCKLLDGNVITPKGFKEAYKQYVENGWGTLTCDPEFGGQGLPEVIGVFATEMKTSTNMAFAMYPGLTHGAYAAIHAHGSDALKQKYLEKLVTGEWTGTMNLTESHAGTDLALLRTKAVEAGEGLFAISGEKIFISSGDHDLAENIIHLVLARLPDAPEGVKGISLFAVPKFLVNEDGSLGKANTLCASALEHKMGIHGNSTCVMNFDGAIGELVGESHQGLRAMFTMMNLARLAVGVQGLGVSEIAYQNALLYAKDRIQGRGLSGVKAPEMAADPILVHGDVRRMLMSQKAFNEGARAMMGQQALWLDKAERHSDPEKAKAASKLAALFTPIVKGFVTDRGFNACVDAQQVFGGHGYIHEWGMEQFVRDIRIAMIYEGTNGVQALDLVGRKILSDKGAALMSWSALVKQLIGENIGNELMKPYIAGLMDSSGDLEKATQFIATNAEKNPDILGAASMAYMQILGITALAWMWTRTASTALAALEAGTTEVEFYQGKLKTAKFYMGYWAVQTRSLRKQIEACSEQLTQFEECDF; from the coding sequence ATGCCAACATATCAAGCACCACTTCGAGATTATCAATTTGTACTAAATGAACTGCTTAACATCTATCAAGAGACAGAGCTAAAAGGTTTCGATGAGATCGATGCAGATCTTAGCGATGCTATTTTGCAGGGCGTTGCTGATTTTGCTACCGAGATTATGCTACCTCTTAATAGTAGTGGTGATGTCGAAGGGTGTAAATTGCTTGATGGAAATGTCATTACCCCTAAGGGATTTAAGGAAGCGTATAAGCAGTATGTGGAGAATGGTTGGGGCACATTAACCTGTGATCCCGAATTTGGTGGTCAAGGTCTTCCTGAAGTTATCGGTGTGTTTGCCACTGAGATGAAGACATCAACGAATATGGCGTTTGCCATGTACCCAGGACTCACTCATGGTGCTTACGCCGCGATCCATGCGCATGGTAGTGATGCACTAAAGCAGAAATACTTAGAGAAGTTGGTGACGGGTGAGTGGACTGGTACCATGAACTTGACAGAATCTCACGCGGGTACCGATCTGGCGTTGTTACGTACCAAAGCAGTTGAAGCGGGTGAAGGTTTGTTCGCTATTTCAGGTGAAAAAATATTTATCTCATCGGGGGATCATGATTTAGCAGAAAATATAATACATCTAGTGTTAGCAAGGCTACCAGATGCACCAGAAGGGGTAAAAGGGATCTCATTATTTGCAGTTCCTAAGTTCTTGGTTAATGAAGACGGTAGCTTAGGAAAAGCAAATACACTGTGTGCTTCAGCACTCGAGCACAAGATGGGAATTCATGGAAACTCAACTTGCGTGATGAATTTTGACGGTGCGATCGGCGAGCTTGTTGGCGAGTCTCATCAAGGTTTGCGAGCCATGTTTACCATGATGAATCTGGCTCGATTGGCTGTTGGTGTACAAGGTTTAGGTGTTTCTGAAATTGCCTATCAAAATGCACTTCTCTATGCCAAAGACAGAATTCAGGGACGTGGCTTAAGTGGTGTTAAGGCACCTGAAATGGCGGCGGATCCTATCTTAGTGCATGGTGATGTTCGCCGTATGTTGATGTCGCAAAAAGCCTTTAATGAAGGGGCGAGGGCGATGATGGGCCAGCAAGCGCTATGGCTGGATAAAGCTGAGCGTCATAGTGATCCTGAAAAAGCTAAAGCGGCATCTAAGTTAGCCGCACTATTTACTCCAATCGTTAAAGGCTTTGTGACGGATAGAGGCTTTAATGCCTGTGTTGATGCGCAACAAGTTTTTGGTGGTCATGGTTATATTCACGAGTGGGGCATGGAGCAGTTTGTTCGTGATATTCGCATCGCCATGATCTATGAAGGCACTAATGGTGTTCAGGCACTGGATCTGGTTGGTCGTAAGATACTGTCGGATAAAGGCGCGGCGCTCATGAGTTGGTCTGCACTTGTCAAACAGCTTATTGGTGAGAATATAGGCAATGAGCTGATGAAGCCCTATATTGCCGGACTGATGGATTCATCTGGCGATCTTGAAAAAGCAACCCAGTTCATTGCTACAAATGCTGAGAAAAATCCGGATATCCTAGGTGCTGCCTCTATGGCATATATGCAAATTTTAGGGATCACAGCGTTGGCTTGGATGTGGACACGCACAGCGTCGACGGCTTTAGCTGCACTTGAGGCTGGCACCACAGAAGTTGAATTTTACCAAGGAAAATTGAAAACGGCTAAGTTTTACATGGGTTATTGGGCGGTACAAACTAGAAGCTTACGTAAGCAAATAGAAGCCTGCAGTGAGCAGTTAACCCAATTTGAAGAGTGTGATTTTTAG
- a CDS encoding YdbH domain-containing protein: protein MLALFFICTCLLIAIMFSYEWLAMKIANQYLVKYNTHITEISIRPHSITHWQLPKLTLKVNGSEIKIKDVDLIFDKHLSLFNFSADQLLKIALGSIDVTLSPNMLTNEGKTFDSQGPTLALNIAQLPQIDIGYTQLKFKGIPSTNLSIDLAYLRLDKQGQLTSLLNLQGKKIFALNAQLNEKKWTISTSIVFEQLQTLLTQITQQVHDSSALSLLLQAKARLDKLGLKFNGTLNSQADLNLKTAQLYSIHELVDTEVTLTKLSNLTIQPSTLALLPNTSVVFPNAEPQHSPNRLIKFEINGHIADLSLTLLPLSLQLAPNHQQQAALLSFINDEKCNKIINLLHLGNQKNKKESSKLTLVASLNKPLSYSFQSREIKAQHVQLSLENENVTATSSLKELNLKLPVDDSGPTLNSQWSLKAQTKNRLGLEQLFDENLTSPKLTLAKTSLVMHGELKLAQLNNKALSPSHQDLQFNDVQLSLNVDKEIRLISEGFSVEAVSDDKNAAMNMKVASFSLFSHSPLQASYDSGAVSFVLPSLTLALGPISYYHPQPSAKAKEIEFKANNLTFYAIAPSYLTAEVASDNKHDLANMSFQFTGSTFSLVSSGVRFLDKQLSSLIDKQENAQAQLTPPSVSISTQEARFTSLDTFIVNSVHDNTNTDTGKTSGWLTIQLPSFTLEQTDTEFIHISRQEGQTVVENKEAKAQSPTPRNQEVTGLLPQLSMTIFEPTTLELNLKNGISLPRLLSQTSWVNNAKYHIEGLEVTRLYHKNKRLRTEKLLQLYQGTVTQTFNWNTTRLVTHEQWEFDELELNSEHKVTPNLTHKGLTPLSIEGQVNLDTEFSTILAVVEATYPLPTAFYADGHAALNASYKFTQKMVLANKKDDMSTQKVSQFVLDFAPTLSKLSGSINELPFEEATMDANCQLSLHNSRERETLDSKEQSTLSCPDINLSATAFNPGVLIEDFNSHASLSVSLDSEHPIDPAHKEPSANILANLSDLNIQMNAAGKLLGGEFTLPEFSLKLKERSYGYLVLQGLSLAELIAIQPQVGLYADGTFDGVLPVELVDGKVSVSGGRLAARAPGGLITLNGNPAVEQMRSSQPYLNFAFSALEHLEYSQLSSSFDMEPSGDAILNVNVKGRAKGIERPIHLNYSQEENMLQLLKSLQIGDKLQTQIEQSMN, encoded by the coding sequence ATGCTCGCTCTCTTTTTTATCTGTACCTGCCTACTCATAGCAATAATGTTTAGCTATGAGTGGCTTGCCATGAAAATTGCAAATCAATATCTAGTCAAATATAACACCCATATCACCGAAATCAGCATACGACCCCACTCAATCACCCATTGGCAACTGCCAAAATTGACATTGAAGGTGAATGGAAGCGAAATCAAAATCAAAGATGTCGACCTCATATTCGATAAACATCTCTCTCTATTTAATTTTTCTGCTGACCAACTGTTGAAGATTGCATTGGGTAGCATCGATGTCACCCTTAGTCCAAACATGCTCACGAATGAAGGCAAAACGTTTGACTCCCAAGGACCCACTCTGGCGTTGAATATCGCCCAACTTCCTCAAATAGATATCGGTTATACCCAGCTCAAGTTTAAAGGGATCCCGTCCACGAATTTGAGTATAGATTTAGCGTACCTAAGATTAGATAAACAGGGACAATTAACCAGTCTGCTCAATCTACAGGGCAAAAAAATTTTCGCCTTAAATGCTCAGCTAAATGAAAAAAAATGGACTATTTCAACTTCCATTGTCTTCGAGCAGCTTCAAACCCTGTTAACCCAAATAACCCAACAAGTTCATGATAGCAGTGCGTTAAGTTTACTGTTACAGGCAAAAGCAAGATTAGATAAACTTGGATTGAAGTTTAATGGCACTCTTAACAGTCAAGCTGATTTAAACCTTAAAACCGCTCAGTTATATTCCATTCATGAGCTGGTTGACACTGAAGTCACCTTAACTAAATTATCGAATTTAACCATACAGCCAAGCACGCTAGCCCTGCTGCCAAACACTTCAGTTGTATTCCCGAATGCTGAACCCCAACACTCGCCTAACCGGCTTATTAAGTTTGAGATAAACGGTCATATAGCAGATTTATCATTAACCCTGCTCCCTCTCTCTCTACAACTGGCACCTAATCATCAACAACAGGCAGCACTGCTCTCATTTATCAATGATGAGAAGTGTAACAAAATCATCAATCTGTTACACCTCGGCAATCAAAAAAATAAAAAGGAGTCTAGTAAGTTAACGCTAGTGGCCTCATTAAATAAGCCGCTCTCCTATTCATTTCAATCTCGAGAGATAAAAGCACAGCATGTGCAGTTATCACTTGAGAATGAAAATGTCACAGCAACAAGCTCTCTAAAAGAGCTAAACCTTAAACTTCCCGTTGATGATAGCGGTCCAACACTCAATAGTCAGTGGTCGCTCAAGGCTCAAACAAAAAACAGATTGGGGCTTGAACAGCTTTTTGATGAGAACCTAACCTCGCCCAAACTCACGCTGGCTAAAACGTCACTCGTTATGCATGGAGAGCTTAAGCTAGCGCAGCTGAATAACAAAGCCCTCAGCCCAAGTCATCAGGATCTCCAGTTCAATGATGTCCAATTAAGCCTGAATGTTGATAAAGAGATACGGCTCATCAGTGAAGGGTTTAGCGTAGAAGCTGTTAGTGATGACAAAAATGCAGCGATGAACATGAAAGTTGCATCATTCTCCTTATTTAGTCACTCTCCCCTTCAAGCCAGCTATGACTCTGGTGCCGTTTCATTCGTGTTACCTAGCCTAACGCTAGCCCTAGGCCCGATAAGCTACTATCATCCTCAACCTTCAGCTAAAGCTAAAGAGATAGAATTTAAAGCTAATAATTTAACCTTTTATGCCATAGCGCCAAGTTATCTCACTGCAGAAGTCGCTTCAGATAACAAACATGATCTGGCAAATATGAGTTTTCAATTCACCGGTTCGACATTCTCACTCGTCTCTTCTGGGGTGAGGTTTTTAGATAAGCAGCTAAGTTCACTTATTGATAAACAGGAAAATGCACAAGCGCAATTAACCCCACCGTCTGTTTCAATCTCAACCCAAGAGGCAAGGTTTACTTCGTTGGATACCTTTATCGTAAACAGTGTTCATGACAACACGAATACTGACACGGGTAAGACTAGCGGCTGGTTAACGATACAACTCCCCAGCTTTACATTGGAACAAACAGACACTGAATTCATCCATATCTCTAGGCAAGAGGGGCAAACTGTCGTTGAAAATAAGGAGGCAAAAGCTCAATCTCCCACACCAAGAAATCAAGAGGTTACAGGCCTTCTCCCACAACTATCAATGACAATATTTGAACCGACAACCCTAGAATTGAATCTGAAAAATGGCATTAGTTTACCGCGATTACTCAGCCAAACATCTTGGGTGAATAACGCTAAGTATCATATTGAGGGTTTAGAGGTAACGCGTCTTTATCACAAAAATAAGCGTCTTAGAACCGAAAAGCTATTGCAGCTTTATCAAGGCACAGTGACACAAACGTTCAATTGGAATACAACACGCTTAGTCACCCATGAGCAATGGGAATTCGATGAACTAGAACTCAACTCAGAACACAAGGTAACACCTAATCTGACTCATAAAGGTTTGACCCCGCTATCCATTGAAGGGCAAGTTAACCTTGATACTGAATTTAGTACCATTTTAGCTGTAGTTGAAGCAACTTATCCTCTACCAACTGCATTTTATGCCGATGGACATGCAGCGCTCAATGCGAGTTATAAGTTTACCCAAAAGATGGTTTTGGCAAATAAAAAAGATGATATGTCGACTCAAAAAGTCAGCCAGTTCGTTTTAGATTTCGCTCCAACACTCAGCAAACTCAGCGGTAGCATAAATGAGTTACCGTTTGAAGAGGCTACGATGGATGCCAACTGCCAACTGAGCTTACACAACAGTCGAGAGAGAGAGACTCTGGACAGTAAGGAGCAAAGCACACTCTCCTGCCCTGATATAAACCTTTCTGCTACAGCTTTTAATCCAGGCGTGCTTATTGAAGATTTCAACTCTCATGCCAGCCTCTCAGTTTCTTTGGATTCAGAGCACCCTATCGATCCTGCACACAAAGAGCCGTCAGCAAACATACTCGCCAATCTATCAGATCTCAATATACAGATGAATGCCGCTGGTAAGCTTTTAGGCGGTGAGTTCACCCTACCTGAGTTCAGCCTTAAACTGAAAGAACGTTCCTACGGGTATTTAGTTTTACAGGGGCTCAGTTTAGCAGAACTTATTGCCATCCAACCTCAAGTAGGCCTTTATGCTGACGGTACATTCGATGGTGTACTGCCCGTAGAACTGGTCGACGGAAAAGTCTCTGTAAGTGGTGGACGACTGGCCGCCAGAGCGCCGGGAGGACTTATTACACTAAACGGTAATCCTGCCGTTGAGCAAATGAGAAGCTCACAACCCTATCTGAATTTCGCCTTTTCAGCTTTAGAACATCTTGAGTATTCGCAACTTTCCAGCAGCTTCGATATGGAACCATCGGGAGATGCTATTTTAAACGTGAATGTAAAAGGAAGAGCAAAAGGGATTGAACGACCTATCCACTTGAACTACTCTCAGGAGGAGAATATGTTACAGCTTTTAAAAAGTTTGCAGATAGGTGATAAATTGCAGACTCAAATTGAACAGTCCATGAATTAA
- a CDS encoding YbhB/YbcL family Raf kinase inhibitor-like protein, with translation MKLKTLIILMAAAASFSSQALELKSKDIHEGQLMSSQFEFSGMGCDGGNVSPELSWSGAPKGTKSFAITAFDPDAPTGSGWWHWTVLNLPVTTLHLAQGAKITKGLETRTDFGKPGFGGACPPQGDGMHRYQFTVWALPQDKIDLPADIPPAVVGFTLNSIALDKAVLTATFVR, from the coding sequence ATGAAACTGAAAACCTTAATTATCCTAATGGCAGCAGCTGCATCATTTTCAAGTCAGGCATTAGAGCTCAAGAGTAAAGACATCCACGAAGGCCAGCTTATGAGCAGCCAGTTTGAATTCTCAGGAATGGGCTGTGATGGTGGCAATGTCTCACCTGAACTTTCTTGGTCTGGGGCGCCAAAGGGAACAAAAAGCTTTGCTATCACGGCGTTTGATCCAGATGCGCCTACCGGCAGTGGCTGGTGGCATTGGACCGTACTTAATTTACCTGTAACAACCTTGCACTTAGCGCAGGGAGCCAAGATAACCAAAGGTCTTGAAACCCGTACTGATTTTGGTAAACCCGGTTTTGGCGGAGCATGTCCTCCACAAGGTGACGGTATGCACCGGTACCAATTTACTGTGTGGGCATTGCCGCAAGATAAGATCGATCTGCCAGCGGATATTCCCCCTGCAGTTGTCGGCTTTACGCTGAACAGCATAGCGTTAGACAAAGCAGTGTTGACTGCAACGTTCGTACGGTAA